A region of Solanum dulcamara chromosome 7, daSolDulc1.2, whole genome shotgun sequence DNA encodes the following proteins:
- the LOC129895854 gene encoding uncharacterized protein At4g14100 has protein sequence MLISGKSLALSGLLFLLAACSLCFTVSIASESGDPIPTPWPEQFHSILFMNNSKGNLQIVDLWYDWPNGRNFNIIQNQLGKLLYDLEWDNHTSFYYTLDANKECRVMHFPVGILRPTWLQGGNYMGQRYMDGFLCNVWEKVDFIWYYEDVVTKRPVYWAFYTGMIAHVMTFEVGKVLEDPNWQAPVYCFKEAKEEEEISSHVSLVTDNDVSIGRLMGVAMDVSLLL, from the exons atgtTGATTTCAGGGAAATCCCTTGCACTTTCCGGTCTCCTCTTCCTCCTCGCGGCGTGTTCTCTGTGTTTCACCGTCAGCATTGCGTCAGAATCCGGCGACCCTATACCTACTCCATGGCCGGAGCAATTCCATTCGATTCTGTTCATGAACAACAGCAAAGGGAATCTTCAGATCGTTGATTTGTGGTACGATTGGCCTAACGGAAGGAACTTCAACATAATCCAGAATCAATTGGGAAAGCTCCTTTACGATTTGGAATGGGATAACCACACTTCCTTCTACTACACTTTGGATGCTAACAAGGAGTGCAGGGTCATGCATTTCCCGGTGGGAATCCTTAGACCCACTTGGCTACAAGGTGGAAATTATATGGGACAGAGATATATGGATGGATTTCTCTGCAATGTGTGGGAAAAAGTTGATTTCATTTGGTATTACGAAGATGTTGTTACTAAGAGACCTGTTTACTGGGCTTTCTACACAG GTATGATTGCACATGTAATGACATTTGAAGTAGGAAAAGTGCTAGAGGATCCAAATTGGCAAGCCCCTGTTTACTGTTTCAAAGAGGCCAAGGAAGAAGAGGAGATATCATCTCATGTTAGTTTAGTTACTGATAATGATGTTTCCATTGGCAGACTCATGGGAGTAGCTATGGATGTTTCTTTACTGCTCTAA
- the LOC129895855 gene encoding uncharacterized protein LOC129895855, translating into MALQAPTRIPANLAPINGGNTGLRQAPNGLALKSSFFSPSIHLLLPPPSFSNAAPATAPKISMRVASKQAYICRDCGYIYNDRTPFEKLADSYFCPVCGAPKRRFRAYEPKVTKEANSAAVRKARKEKLKRDEAVGNILPIAIGVGVVALAALYFYVNNSS; encoded by the exons ATGGCCCTGCAAGCACCCACTAGAATTCCAGCTAATTTAGCCCCAATTAATGGTGGAAACACTGGTCTCAGACAGGCACCAAATGGTTTAGCCTTGAAATCATCATTTTTTTCTCCATCAATCCATTTATTGCTCCCACCTCCATCATTCTCTAATGCAGCGCCTGCTACTGCCCCTAAAATCTCCATGCGTGTTGCCTCTAAGCAAGCCTATATATGCCGGGATTGCGG GTATATTTACAATGACAGAACTCCTTTTGAGAAATTAGCTGACAGTTACTTCTGTCCTG TATGCGGAGCTCCAAAAAGAAGATTCAGGGCGTATGAACCTAAAGTAACCAAAGAAGCTAATTCCGCAGCGGTTCGTAAGGCCAGGAAAGAAAAGTTAAAAAGAGATGAAGCTGTTGG GAACATACTGCCTATTGCTATTGGAGTTGGAGTTGTTGCACTTGCTGCTTTATACTTCTATGTCAACAACAGTTCCTAG